One stretch of Chitinophaga pendula DNA includes these proteins:
- the amaB gene encoding L-piperidine-6-carboxylate dehydrogenase encodes MIQNILQTFHIAAENSGVSTGNKWIKAGGNSITSSSPVDGKTIAAVLAGSREDYDTVVATAKEAFEVWRQWPAPRRGEIVRQIGEALRHHKEALGKLVSYEMGKSLQEGYGEVQEMIDICDFAVGLSRQLHGLTMHSERPGHRMYEQWHPLGITAIISAFNFPVAVWSWNSMLAWVCGNVCIWKPSEKTPITAQACQHIVAEVFAANNVPEGVCCLVQGGREVGEWMSNDHRVPLVSATGSTRMGKAVGAAVGARLGRALLELGGNNAIIISQDADLDMSLIGAVFGAVGTAGQRCTSTRRLIIHESVYDNFTSKLVNAYQQIRIGDPLDEKNHVGPLIDQDAVKLYLQSIEAVKKEGGTFLVEGGVLEGDAYGSGCYVKPCIAAVQNTFSIVQHETFAPILYVMKYSTLAEAIAMQNDVPQGLSSAIMTLNLREAEQFLSAAGSDCGIANVNIGTSGAEIGGAFGGEKETGGGRESGSDSWKAYMRRQTNTINYSTSLPLAQGIKFDL; translated from the coding sequence ATGATACAAAACATACTACAGACTTTTCATATCGCTGCCGAAAACAGCGGTGTGAGTACAGGGAACAAATGGATCAAAGCCGGGGGCAACAGTATTACTTCTTCTTCTCCGGTTGACGGGAAGACCATTGCAGCGGTACTGGCTGGCAGCCGGGAAGATTACGATACGGTAGTCGCTACTGCCAAAGAAGCTTTTGAGGTATGGCGTCAGTGGCCGGCCCCCCGTCGCGGCGAGATCGTTCGCCAGATAGGGGAAGCGTTGCGTCATCATAAAGAGGCGTTGGGTAAGCTGGTTTCTTATGAAATGGGGAAGAGCTTGCAGGAGGGGTATGGAGAGGTGCAGGAGATGATCGATATCTGTGATTTTGCGGTAGGTCTTTCCAGGCAGCTTCACGGTTTGACTATGCATTCTGAGCGTCCGGGTCACCGCATGTACGAGCAGTGGCATCCTTTGGGTATTACAGCCATTATTTCGGCTTTTAACTTCCCGGTGGCAGTATGGAGCTGGAACTCCATGTTAGCCTGGGTATGTGGCAATGTATGCATCTGGAAGCCATCTGAAAAGACACCGATCACCGCACAGGCCTGCCAGCATATAGTTGCGGAGGTATTTGCGGCCAATAATGTACCGGAAGGTGTTTGTTGCCTGGTGCAGGGAGGCCGTGAGGTAGGAGAATGGATGAGTAACGATCACCGCGTACCGTTAGTATCTGCTACAGGATCTACCCGTATGGGCAAAGCTGTGGGAGCTGCGGTAGGCGCCCGTCTGGGACGTGCGTTACTGGAGCTGGGTGGTAACAATGCGATCATTATCTCTCAGGATGCGGACCTGGATATGTCACTTATCGGAGCCGTATTTGGTGCGGTAGGTACAGCAGGTCAGCGTTGTACATCTACCCGTCGCCTGATCATACATGAGAGTGTGTATGACAATTTCACTTCCAAGCTGGTGAATGCTTACCAGCAGATCCGTATAGGTGATCCGTTAGATGAGAAGAACCACGTGGGTCCATTGATCGACCAGGATGCGGTGAAATTGTATCTGCAGTCTATTGAAGCAGTGAAGAAAGAAGGCGGCACTTTCCTGGTGGAAGGTGGTGTGCTGGAAGGGGATGCTTACGGTTCCGGTTGCTATGTAAAGCCCTGTATTGCGGCGGTGCAGAATACTTTCTCTATCGTCCAGCATGAGACATTTGCACCTATTTTGTATGTGATGAAATACAGCACATTGGCGGAAGCGATTGCAATGCAGAATGATGTACCGCAGGGTTTATCTTCTGCTATCATGACATTGAACCTGCGGGAAGCAGAGCAGTTCCTATCAGCCGCCGGATCAGACTGTGGTATTGCGAATGTGAATATCGGCACTTCAGGTGCTGAGATCGGAGGAGCTTTTGGAGGTGAAAAGGAAACCGGTGGCGGCCGTGAAAGCGGTTCTGACTCCTGGAAGGCCTATATGCGCAGACAGACCAATACAATCAATTACTCTACCAGCCTGCCATTGGCGCAGGGGATCAAGTTTGATCTGTAA